A single window of Corythoichthys intestinalis isolate RoL2023-P3 chromosome 21, ASM3026506v1, whole genome shotgun sequence DNA harbors:
- the LOC130909544 gene encoding charged multivesicular body protein 6-like isoform X1, whose translation MGNLFGKKKQSRVTEQDKAVLQLKQQRDKLRLYQKKIGLQLEKERLLAKQLLKNGRKDKALLLLKKKRYQEQLLDKTDNQISNLERMVDDLEFAQIEKKVIDGLRVGNQCLKKMHEVMSIEEVERILDETQDAVEYQRQIDEMLSGSLSQEDEEAVLAELEAITQQGDVQLPDVPSEELPEVPEAGEEKAERERPRKKAELLAV comes from the exons CAACTCAAACAGCAACGAGATAAACTTAGGCTGTACCAGAAGAAGATCGGCCTACAGCTGGAAAAGGAACGGCTTTTAGCCAAGCAGCTGCTGAAAAATGGCAGGAAAGA CAAAGCACTGCTGCTGCTGAAGAAGAAGCGTTACCAGGAACAACTTCTGGACAAGACGGACAACCAGATCAGCAACCTGGAACGCATG GTTGATGACCTGGAGTTCGCACAGATCGAGAAGAAAGTCATCGACGGTCTCCGAGTCGGAAACCAGTGCCTGAAGAAAATGCACGAG GTGATGTCCATCGAAGAAGTGGAGCGCATCTTGGATGAGACGCAGGATGCCGTCGAATACCAAAGG CAAATCGACGAGATGTTGTCAGGTTCATTGTCGCAAGAAGATGAAGAAGCTGTGCTGGCCGAGCTGGAGGCCATCACTCAG CAGGGCGACGTCCAGCTTCCCGACGTCCCTTCGGAGGAACTTCCCGAAGTTCCCGAAGCCGGCGAGGAGAAAGCAG AGCGAGAACGTCCAAGGAAGAAGGCGGAGCTGCTGGCCGTGTGA
- the LOC130909544 gene encoding charged multivesicular body protein 6-like isoform X2, whose translation MGNLFGKKKQSRVTEQDKAVLQLKQQRDKLRLYQKKIGLQLEKERLLAKQLLKNGRKDKALLLLKKKRYQEQLLDKTDNQISNLERMVDDLEFAQIEKKVIDGLRVGNQCLKKMHEVMSIEEVERILDETQDAVEYQRQIDEMLSGSLSQEDEEAVLAELEAITQGDVQLPDVPSEELPEVPEAGEEKAERERPRKKAELLAV comes from the exons CAACTCAAACAGCAACGAGATAAACTTAGGCTGTACCAGAAGAAGATCGGCCTACAGCTGGAAAAGGAACGGCTTTTAGCCAAGCAGCTGCTGAAAAATGGCAGGAAAGA CAAAGCACTGCTGCTGCTGAAGAAGAAGCGTTACCAGGAACAACTTCTGGACAAGACGGACAACCAGATCAGCAACCTGGAACGCATG GTTGATGACCTGGAGTTCGCACAGATCGAGAAGAAAGTCATCGACGGTCTCCGAGTCGGAAACCAGTGCCTGAAGAAAATGCACGAG GTGATGTCCATCGAAGAAGTGGAGCGCATCTTGGATGAGACGCAGGATGCCGTCGAATACCAAAGG CAAATCGACGAGATGTTGTCAGGTTCATTGTCGCAAGAAGATGAAGAAGCTGTGCTGGCCGAGCTGGAGGCCATCACTCAG GGCGACGTCCAGCTTCCCGACGTCCCTTCGGAGGAACTTCCCGAAGTTCCCGAAGCCGGCGAGGAGAAAGCAG AGCGAGAACGTCCAAGGAAGAAGGCGGAGCTGCTGGCCGTGTGA